A genome region from Pseudomonas sp. S06B 330 includes the following:
- a CDS encoding DUF2252 domain-containing protein, producing MVRSPFTFLRGSASLMAHDLAMTPTTGIHVQACGDCHLLNFGLFATPERNLIFDINDFDETLPAPWEWDVKRLAISFVVAAQDNRLSEKAARAAAMECVRAYRERLRKLSKLSPLEVWYDRLDAQMIIDMAPTAEIKKFREQIVAKAKVRVGDYLYPKISSEVAGRRRLIDQPPILFHVDEKNFVERAREALQDYRLSLPHERRVLFDRYRLEDIAVKAVGIGSVGTYCFVGLFFSAENHPLLLQFKEACPSVLAPYAGKSEYDNQGQRVVTGQRLMQSSSDIFLGWTRGQQGRDYFVRQLRDMKMSAPIEGISAPRLKMYAEWCGSTLARAHAKSGDAALISGYLGKTDSFDQAIGSFAVAYAKQNAKDYAALLSAEKSGRIRALMEEE from the coding sequence ATGGTGCGCAGCCCGTTCACTTTCTTGCGCGGTTCGGCGAGTCTGATGGCGCACGACCTGGCCATGACCCCGACTACGGGTATTCACGTACAGGCCTGTGGTGATTGTCACCTGTTGAACTTTGGCTTGTTCGCGACGCCTGAGCGCAACCTGATTTTTGATATCAACGACTTCGACGAAACCCTTCCCGCTCCTTGGGAATGGGATGTAAAACGTCTGGCAATCAGTTTTGTGGTCGCAGCACAGGATAACCGGCTTAGCGAAAAGGCAGCGCGGGCTGCCGCAATGGAGTGTGTGCGAGCGTATCGCGAGCGCCTTCGCAAACTGTCTAAATTGAGCCCGCTCGAAGTTTGGTACGACCGCCTGGACGCGCAAATGATCATTGATATGGCGCCCACGGCTGAGATCAAGAAGTTCCGTGAGCAAATCGTAGCCAAGGCCAAAGTGCGGGTCGGTGATTACCTCTATCCCAAGATCAGCAGTGAAGTGGCGGGGCGCAGACGGTTGATCGACCAGCCGCCGATACTTTTTCATGTCGATGAAAAGAATTTCGTCGAGCGCGCCCGTGAGGCACTGCAAGACTATCGACTGTCGCTGCCACATGAGCGGCGGGTGCTCTTCGATCGTTACCGGCTTGAAGACATTGCTGTCAAAGCTGTCGGCATCGGCAGCGTGGGTACCTATTGCTTTGTCGGTCTGTTCTTTTCAGCAGAAAACCACCCGCTGTTGCTGCAATTCAAAGAAGCTTGCCCCTCGGTATTGGCGCCCTATGCCGGCAAGAGTGAGTATGACAACCAAGGCCAGCGTGTGGTGACCGGGCAGCGGCTGATGCAGTCGTCCAGCGATATTTTTCTCGGCTGGACCCGAGGGCAACAGGGCAGGGATTACTTTGTACGTCAGTTGCGCGACATGAAAATGTCGGCTCCGATCGAAGGCATCTCCGCACCGCGCCTGAAAATGTACGCCGAGTGGTGCGGTAGCACCTTGGCACGGGCCCATGCCAAATCAGGCGATGCGGCACTGATCAGTGGCTACCTGGGAAAAACCGACAGCTTCGACCAGGCCATCGGCAGCTTTGCCGTGGCTTACGCCAAGCAAAATGCCAAAGACTATGCCGCGCTGCTGAGTGCGGAAAAATCCGGGCGAATCCGGGCACTGATGGAGGAGGAGTGA
- a CDS encoding LysR substrate-binding domain-containing protein, translated as MNYRNLTPSMSLLLAFEAAARHESYTRAAVELALTQSAVSRQVQALEQQLGVTLFRREGRTVKLTEVGRLYQREISEALGRVRSATLHAIAHQAGGGNLRLATLPTFGSKWLLPRLHEFYRSHPEVLVHINSRIEPVDFATSGIDAAIVVATNDLPGLICHRLHAEELMVILSPTLAASKPQWSPKDISQQVLLSVANNANAWGEWFTHHGLAHQAMRLGPSFELTSHLIQAVRADIGIGLVPRILISDELASGELSSPALPFASARSYYLVYPPRNQALPALEAFRRWLLDKAGNELNG; from the coding sequence ATGAATTACCGCAACCTCACCCCATCCATGTCCTTGCTGCTGGCCTTTGAAGCCGCCGCGCGTCACGAAAGCTATACCCGCGCCGCCGTAGAGCTGGCACTGACCCAGAGCGCGGTCAGTCGTCAGGTACAGGCCCTGGAGCAGCAATTGGGGGTGACATTGTTCCGCCGCGAAGGCCGCACGGTCAAGCTGACCGAGGTCGGACGGCTCTACCAGCGCGAGATCAGCGAAGCCCTGGGCCGGGTGCGCAGCGCCACGTTGCACGCCATCGCCCACCAGGCCGGTGGCGGTAATCTGCGCCTGGCGACCCTGCCGACGTTCGGCTCAAAATGGTTGCTGCCGCGTCTGCACGAGTTTTATCGCAGCCATCCCGAAGTGCTGGTGCACATCAATTCACGGATTGAACCGGTGGACTTCGCCACCAGCGGCATCGACGCCGCCATCGTGGTCGCCACCAACGACCTGCCAGGGCTGATCTGCCATCGTTTGCACGCCGAAGAGCTGATGGTGATCCTGTCGCCGACCCTGGCGGCGAGCAAACCGCAGTGGAGCCCCAAGGACATCAGTCAGCAAGTGCTGCTCAGCGTCGCCAACAATGCCAATGCCTGGGGCGAATGGTTCACTCACCACGGCCTGGCGCACCAGGCCATGCGCCTGGGGCCGAGCTTCGAACTGACGTCACACTTGATCCAGGCGGTGCGTGCCGATATCGGTATTGGCCTGGTGCCAAGGATCCTGATCAGCGATGAACTGGCCAGTGGCGAACTGAGTAGCCCCGCCCTGCCCTTTGCCAGTGCACGCAGTTACTACCTGGTGTACCCGCCGCGCAACCAGGCATTGCCCGCACTGGAAGCGTTCCGGCGTTGGCTGCTGGATAAGGCGGGCAATGAATTGAATGGTTGA
- the ydiJ gene encoding D-2-hydroxyglutarate dehydrogenase YdiJ — protein MIARLTGTAPDTLYPDFLEALRSAGFRGQLSADYATRTVLATDNSIYQRLPQAAVFPQDAEDVARIAALMAEPRFSAVKLTPRGGGTGTNGQSLTDGIVVDLSRHMNSILEINAEERWVRVQAGVVKDQLNAALKPHGLFFAPELSTSNRATVGGMINTDASGQGSCTYGKTRDHVLELHSVLLGGQRLHTRPLSDAELDAACAEPGRAGEVYRTARQIQETQAELIEQTFPKLNRCLTGYDLAHLRDEQGRFNLNSVLCGAEGSLGYVVEAKLNVLPIPKYAVLVNVRYTSFMDALRDANALMAHKPLSIETVDSKVLMLAMKDIVWHSVAEYFPADAERPTLGINLVEFCGDDPAEVNTRVQAFVAHLQSDTSVERLGHTLAEGAEAVTRVYTMRKRSVGLLGNVEGEVRPQPFVEDTAVPPEQLADYIADFRALLDSYGLAYGMFGHVDAGVLHVRPALDMKDPAQAALVKPISDAVAALTLRYGGLLWGEHGKGLRSEYVPEYFGELYPSLQALKGAFDPNNQLNPGKICTPPDSAQGLIKVNEAPMRGDFDRQIDERVWQSFGSAVHCNGNGACYNYDPNDAMCPSWKATRERQHSPKGRASLIREWLRLQGAANIDVLATAQGKLAWLKGLPARLRNNLSRQKGEADFSHEVYDAMAGCLACKSCAGQCPIKVNVPEFRSRFLELYHGRYQRPLRDYLIGSLEFSIPYLAYAPGLYNAVMGSKWVSHLLERHVGMLDSPLISRFNLQATLTRCNVRMASIPALRELTPAQRERSIVLVQDAFTRYFETPVLAAFIDLAYRLGHRIYLAPYSANGKPLHVQGFLGAFNKAAIRNARQLTALAECGVPLVGLDPAMTLVYRQEYQKVPGLEVCPKVLLPQEWLMEVLPEQSTRATTTFRLMAHCTEKTNVPASTRQWEQVFARLGLTLATEATGCCGMSGTYGHEARNQDTSKTIFEQSWAGKLDKEGEALATGYSCRSQVKRQADRTLRHPLEVLLEQLSA, from the coding sequence ATGATCGCCCGATTGACCGGCACCGCCCCGGACACGCTCTACCCTGATTTCCTTGAAGCCCTGCGCAGTGCCGGTTTTCGTGGCCAGCTTAGCGCTGACTACGCCACCCGCACCGTGCTGGCCACCGACAACTCGATCTACCAGCGCCTGCCCCAGGCCGCGGTATTCCCTCAGGACGCCGAAGATGTCGCGCGCATCGCCGCGTTGATGGCCGAGCCGCGCTTCAGCGCGGTCAAGCTGACTCCGCGCGGTGGCGGTACCGGCACTAACGGCCAGTCGCTGACCGACGGCATTGTCGTTGACCTGTCGCGGCACATGAACAGCATCCTCGAAATCAACGCCGAGGAGCGTTGGGTACGGGTTCAGGCCGGAGTGGTCAAAGACCAGCTCAATGCGGCGCTCAAGCCCCATGGGCTGTTCTTTGCCCCGGAGCTGTCGACCTCCAACCGCGCGACTGTCGGCGGCATGATCAACACCGACGCCAGTGGCCAGGGCAGCTGCACCTATGGCAAGACCCGCGACCACGTGCTGGAACTGCACAGCGTGCTGTTGGGCGGCCAACGTCTGCACACCCGGCCATTGAGTGACGCCGAGCTGGATGCGGCCTGTGCCGAGCCCGGTCGAGCTGGCGAGGTGTACCGCACTGCCCGGCAGATCCAGGAAACCCAGGCCGAACTGATCGAGCAAACCTTTCCCAAACTCAACCGTTGCCTGACCGGCTATGATCTGGCGCACCTGCGCGACGAGCAGGGCCGCTTCAACCTCAACAGTGTGCTCTGCGGCGCTGAAGGCTCACTGGGCTATGTGGTCGAGGCCAAGCTCAATGTGCTGCCGATCCCGAAATACGCGGTGCTGGTCAACGTCCGCTACACCAGCTTCATGGACGCCCTGCGCGATGCCAATGCGCTGATGGCGCACAAGCCGCTGTCGATCGAGACTGTGGACTCCAAGGTGTTGATGCTGGCGATGAAAGACATCGTCTGGCACAGCGTCGCCGAATACTTCCCCGCCGACGCCGAGCGCCCAACCCTGGGCATTAACCTCGTGGAGTTCTGCGGTGATGATCCGGCTGAGGTCAACACGCGGGTACAGGCGTTCGTCGCCCACCTGCAGAGCGACACCAGCGTCGAGCGTCTGGGCCACACCCTGGCTGAAGGCGCCGAGGCGGTGACGCGGGTCTATACCATGCGCAAGCGCTCGGTGGGCCTGCTCGGCAACGTCGAGGGCGAAGTGCGACCGCAGCCGTTCGTGGAAGACACCGCTGTACCGCCAGAGCAGTTGGCCGACTATATCGCCGACTTCCGTGCCTTGCTCGACAGCTATGGCCTGGCCTACGGCATGTTCGGCCACGTCGATGCCGGGGTGCTCCATGTGCGCCCAGCCCTGGACATGAAAGACCCGGCCCAGGCGGCGCTGGTCAAGCCGATCTCCGATGCCGTGGCAGCGCTGACCCTGCGTTATGGCGGCCTGCTCTGGGGCGAACACGGCAAGGGTCTGCGTTCGGAATACGTGCCGGAGTACTTCGGTGAACTGTACCCCTCGCTGCAAGCGCTCAAGGGTGCGTTCGACCCGAACAACCAGCTCAATCCGGGCAAAATCTGCACCCCGCCGGACAGCGCCCAGGGCCTGATCAAGGTCAACGAAGCGCCCATGCGCGGCGACTTCGACCGGCAGATCGACGAGCGCGTCTGGCAGAGCTTTGGCAGCGCCGTGCACTGTAACGGCAACGGCGCCTGCTACAACTACGATCCCAACGACGCCATGTGCCCATCATGGAAGGCGACCCGCGAGCGTCAACATTCACCCAAGGGCCGCGCGTCGCTGATCCGTGAATGGCTGCGCCTGCAGGGGGCTGCCAACATCGACGTGCTGGCCACTGCCCAGGGCAAGCTCGCCTGGCTTAAAGGCTTGCCGGCGCGTCTGCGCAACAACCTGTCGCGGCAAAAAGGCGAAGCTGATTTCTCCCATGAAGTTTACGATGCCATGGCCGGCTGCCTGGCCTGTAAATCTTGCGCAGGCCAGTGCCCGATCAAGGTCAACGTGCCGGAATTTCGTTCGCGCTTCCTCGAGCTTTACCACGGACGTTACCAGCGGCCGCTGCGCGATTACCTGATCGGTTCGCTGGAGTTCAGCATCCCGTACCTGGCCTATGCACCTGGGCTGTACAACGCGGTGATGGGCTCGAAATGGGTCAGCCACCTGCTGGAGCGCCATGTCGGCATGCTCGACAGCCCGTTGATCAGTCGCTTCAACCTGCAGGCTACGCTGACCCGCTGCAATGTGCGCATGGCCAGCATTCCAGCCCTGCGCGAGCTGACGCCGGCGCAGCGTGAGCGCAGCATCGTGCTGGTCCAGGATGCCTTCACCCGTTACTTTGAAACCCCGGTGTTGGCCGCTTTCATCGACCTGGCGTATCGCTTGGGGCATCGTATCTACCTGGCACCGTACAGTGCCAACGGCAAGCCGCTGCACGTCCAGGGCTTCCTCGGCGCTTTCAACAAGGCGGCGATCCGCAATGCCCGTCAACTCACTGCATTGGCTGAATGCGGCGTGCCGTTGGTGGGCCTGGACCCTGCCATGACATTGGTCTACCGCCAGGAGTATCAGAAGGTCCCCGGTCTGGAGGTCTGTCCGAAAGTATTGTTGCCTCAGGAATGGCTGATGGAGGTGCTGCCCGAGCAGTCGACCCGAGCCACTACCACTTTCCGGCTGATGGCTCACTGCACCGAGAAGACCAACGTGCCAGCCAGTACCCGGCAGTGGGAGCAGGTGTTTGCCCGCCTGGGTCTGACACTGGCCACCGAAGCCACCGGCTGCTGCGGCATGTCTGGTACTTACGGCCACGAAGCGCGCAATCAGGACACCTCGAAGACCATTTTCGAACAGTCCTGGGCGGGTAAGCTGGATAAAGAGGGTGAAGCACTGGCAACCGGATATTCGTGCCGCAGCCAGGTCAAGCGCCAGGCGGACCGCACCTTGCGTCACCCGTTGGAGGTGCTGTTGGAGCAGCTTAGCGCTTGA
- a CDS encoding peptidase U32 family protein, whose amino-acid sequence MSLPKHHLELLSPARDVAIAREAILHGADAVYIGGPSFGARHNACNEVSEIAQLVEFARRYHARIFTTINTILHDNELEPARKLIHQLYDAGVDALIVQDLGVMELDIPPIELHASTQTDIRTLARAKFLDQAGFSQLVLARELNLKEIRAIADETDAAIEFFIHGALCVAFSGQCNISHAQTGRSANRGDCSQACRLPYTLKDEKGGVIAYEKHLLSMKDNNQSANIRALVEAGVRSFKIEGRYKDMGYVKNITAYYRQRLDEVLEDRPDLARASSGRTAHFFVPDPDKTFHRGSTDYFVSERKIDIGAFDSPTFTGLAVGVVEKVGKRDLQVVSHEPLSNGDGLNVLVKREVVGFRANIAEPKGEFEEDGEKRYRYRVEPNEMPKEMYQLRPNHPLSRNLDHNWQQALQKTSAERRVGLSWVACLREERLQLTATSEEGISASVVLDGPFGVANKPEQALEQLHDLLGQLGTTQYHATAIELDAPQAYFIPNSQLKALRREVIEALTAARINAHPRGGRKAETTPPPVYPESHLSFLANVYNQKARDFYHRHGVKLIDAAYEAHEEKGEVPVMITKHCLRFSFNLCPKQAKGVTGVRTKVAPMQLIHGDEVLTLKFDCKPCEMHVIGKMKGHIFDLPQPGSVQQVVGHISPEDLLKTIPRAPH is encoded by the coding sequence ATGTCCTTACCCAAGCATCACCTGGAACTGCTCAGCCCCGCCCGCGATGTGGCCATCGCCCGTGAGGCCATCCTGCATGGCGCCGACGCTGTGTACATCGGTGGCCCAAGCTTCGGCGCGCGCCACAATGCCTGTAACGAGGTGAGCGAAATCGCTCAGCTGGTGGAGTTTGCCCGGCGCTACCATGCGCGGATCTTCACCACCATCAACACCATCCTCCACGATAATGAGCTGGAGCCCGCGCGCAAGCTGATCCATCAGCTGTACGATGCTGGTGTTGACGCGCTGATCGTCCAGGACCTGGGGGTGATGGAGCTGGATATCCCGCCGATCGAGCTGCATGCCAGTACCCAGACCGACATCCGCACCCTGGCTCGGGCAAAGTTCCTCGATCAGGCCGGTTTCTCGCAACTGGTTCTGGCCCGCGAACTGAACCTCAAGGAAATCCGCGCCATCGCCGACGAAACCGATGCGGCGATCGAGTTCTTCATTCACGGTGCGTTGTGCGTGGCCTTCTCCGGCCAGTGCAACATTTCCCACGCCCAGACCGGCCGCAGTGCCAACCGTGGCGACTGTTCCCAGGCCTGCCGCCTGCCGTACACCCTGAAAGACGAAAAGGGCGGGGTGATCGCCTACGAGAAACACCTGCTGTCGATGAAGGACAACAACCAGAGCGCCAACATCCGCGCGCTGGTAGAAGCCGGTGTGCGTTCGTTCAAGATCGAAGGGCGCTACAAGGACATGGGTTATGTGAAGAACATCACTGCCTACTACCGCCAGCGCCTGGACGAAGTCCTCGAAGACCGTCCGGACCTGGCTCGTGCTTCCAGTGGCCGTACCGCGCACTTCTTCGTGCCCGATCCGGACAAGACCTTTCATCGCGGCAGCACCGACTATTTCGTCAGTGAGCGCAAGATCGATATCGGTGCCTTCGATTCGCCGACCTTCACCGGTCTGGCCGTGGGTGTGGTGGAGAAGGTTGGCAAGCGTGACCTGCAGGTGGTCAGCCATGAGCCGCTGTCCAACGGCGACGGCCTCAATGTGCTGGTCAAGCGTGAAGTCGTGGGTTTCCGCGCTAACATCGCCGAGCCCAAGGGCGAGTTCGAGGAAGACGGTGAGAAGCGCTACCGCTACCGCGTCGAGCCCAACGAAATGCCCAAAGAGATGTACCAGCTACGGCCAAACCACCCGCTAAGCCGGAACCTCGACCACAACTGGCAACAAGCCCTGCAGAAAACTTCAGCCGAACGCCGCGTTGGCCTGTCGTGGGTTGCCTGCTTGCGTGAGGAGCGTTTGCAACTGACGGCCACCAGCGAAGAGGGCATCAGTGCCAGCGTCGTCCTCGACGGTCCGTTCGGGGTGGCGAACAAGCCAGAGCAAGCGCTGGAGCAATTGCACGACCTGCTCGGTCAATTGGGCACCACCCAGTACCACGCAACGGCCATTGAGCTGGATGCGCCACAGGCGTATTTCATCCCTAATTCGCAGCTCAAGGCTTTGCGTCGCGAGGTCATCGAAGCGCTGACTGCTGCGCGCATCAACGCCCACCCGCGGGGTGGACGCAAAGCGGAAACGACGCCGCCGCCAGTGTACCCGGAGTCGCACCTGTCGTTCCTGGCCAACGTCTACAACCAGAAGGCACGCGACTTCTATCACCGTCACGGGGTCAAGCTGATCGACGCGGCCTATGAGGCCCACGAAGAGAAGGGCGAAGTGCCGGTGATGATCACCAAGCACTGCCTGCGCTTCTCCTTCAACCTTTGCCCGAAACAGGCCAAGGGCGTCACTGGTGTGCGCACCAAGGTTGCGCCGATGCAGCTGATTCATGGCGATGAAGTGCTGACCTTGAAGTTCGACTGCAAGCCGTGCGAGATGCATGTGATCGGCAAGATGAAGGGGCACATCTTCGATTTGCCGCAACCGGGCAGCGTGCAACAGGTTGTCGGCCATATCAGCCCTGAAGACCTGCTCAAAACCATCCCCCGCGCCCCGCACTGA
- a CDS encoding Ppx/GppA family phosphatase gives MKSDTSLFAAIDLGSNAFRMMIGQPVKRNRQWQIEEVKSLREPVCLAEGLHDGALDELALDRGWQALARFGKKLRGFEPGRVRAVATSAVREAANAKRFLSDAQRHLGFPIDVISGEEEAHLVYAGVSHRIPSADTMRLVVDIGGGSTELILGCGSQALLTESLCIGSGTWSTRFFPNGQVSAQALLNAERTATLQFEKVARRYRHLGWQQAIGSSGTARMLAKVLRANALNDCGEGGITYRGLLRLSVLLLEAGHVNSSRFAVLQPHRQRALPGGLAIMLAAFKAFGITEMMPSEPGLRVGVLHGLMLSRA, from the coding sequence ATGAAAAGCGACACCTCTCTGTTTGCGGCCATTGACCTGGGGTCCAATGCGTTTCGCATGATGATCGGCCAACCGGTCAAACGAAACCGCCAATGGCAGATCGAGGAAGTGAAATCCTTGCGTGAGCCTGTGTGCCTGGCTGAGGGCCTGCATGACGGCGCCCTTGATGAATTGGCGCTGGACCGCGGTTGGCAGGCGCTCGCACGCTTTGGCAAGAAACTGCGCGGTTTCGAACCTGGACGCGTGCGCGCCGTGGCCACCAGCGCCGTGCGTGAAGCGGCCAACGCCAAACGCTTCTTGAGTGATGCCCAACGCCACCTGGGCTTCCCCATCGATGTCATCTCTGGCGAGGAAGAAGCGCACCTGGTATATGCCGGCGTCAGCCATCGCATCCCGTCTGCCGATACCATGCGCCTGGTGGTGGACATCGGCGGTGGCTCCACCGAACTGATTCTCGGCTGTGGTAGTCAAGCGCTGCTGACTGAAAGTCTGTGCATTGGCAGCGGCACCTGGAGCACGCGCTTTTTCCCCAACGGCCAAGTGTCGGCCCAGGCGCTGTTGAACGCCGAGCGCACCGCCACCTTGCAGTTCGAAAAAGTCGCCCGCCGTTACCGGCATCTGGGCTGGCAGCAGGCGATTGGCTCATCAGGTACGGCACGGATGCTGGCCAAAGTACTAAGGGCCAATGCCTTGAATGACTGCGGTGAAGGCGGTATTACCTACCGTGGTTTGTTGCGCCTGTCGGTACTGCTGCTCGAAGCCGGGCACGTCAACAGCAGCCGCTTCGCTGTCTTGCAGCCCCATCGCCAACGAGCGCTACCGGGTGGTCTGGCAATCATGTTGGCAGCGTTCAAGGCCTTCGGCATTACCGAGATGATGCCGTCCGAGCCTGGATTGCGCGTGGGTGTGCTGCATGGCTTGATGCTCAGTCGCGCCTGA
- a CDS encoding DUF3313 domain-containing protein, with protein MQIRSLAASLCVLSFALSGCASKYVEPDQYSGFLKDYSQLKEETSPSGASVMRWIQPGVDVKRYTSVYLEPSQLYPQPQPTEKLPENTLKGITQYYDQALKNAFAKELPLANGPGPKTLVVRPAITAVSASTKGLRPYEVIPIALVAAGVSAATGIRDQDTTLATEAAFIDSASNKVVAEVVRKGAGADLENSSQVVQATDFRAVLNIWAQDMAKSYQHLKTQ; from the coding sequence ATGCAAATCAGATCACTTGCCGCATCGTTGTGCGTGCTTTCTTTCGCGCTGTCGGGGTGCGCCAGTAAGTATGTCGAACCCGATCAGTACTCGGGCTTTTTGAAGGACTACAGCCAACTCAAAGAAGAAACTTCGCCCTCTGGGGCATCAGTCATGCGCTGGATTCAACCCGGTGTGGATGTGAAGCGCTACACCAGCGTTTACCTTGAGCCCAGCCAGCTGTACCCGCAGCCGCAACCGACCGAAAAGCTGCCTGAAAACACCCTCAAAGGCATCACCCAGTATTACGATCAGGCCTTGAAAAACGCTTTTGCCAAAGAGTTGCCGTTGGCTAACGGCCCTGGCCCGAAAACCCTGGTAGTGCGTCCGGCCATCACCGCCGTCAGCGCTTCAACCAAAGGCCTGCGCCCTTATGAAGTGATCCCTATCGCCCTGGTGGCCGCTGGCGTCAGCGCCGCGACCGGGATCCGCGACCAGGACACCACCCTCGCCACAGAAGCCGCATTCATCGACAGCGCCAGCAACAAAGTGGTGGCGGAAGTGGTTCGCAAGGGAGCCGGCGCCGATCTTGAGAACTCCTCTCAGGTCGTACAAGCCACCGACTTCCGGGCGGTGCTCAATATCTGGGCACAGGACATGGCCAAGTCCTACCAACACCTTAAGACCCAGTAA
- the katG gene encoding catalase/peroxidase HPI, which yields MSNESKCPFNHAAGGGTTNRDWWPDQLNLKILHQHSSLSDPMDEGFDYAKAFKSLDFAALKQDLRALMTDSQDWWPADFGHYGPLFIRMAWHSAGTYRIGDGRGGAGSGQQRFAPLNSWPDNVSLDKARRLLWPIKQKYGKNISWADLIVLTGNVALESMGFKTFGFSGGRADVWEPDEDVYWGSETKWLGGDTRYGKAQPPGDAPLVAEPSPQEQESRTGNGERNLENPLAAVQMGLIYVNPEGPEGNPDPIASAKDIRDTFGRMAMNDEETVALIAGGHAFGKTHGAGPADNVGAEPEAAGLEAQGLGWHNTFGTGKGPDTITSGLEVTWTSTPTQWSNEYLENLFGFEWELSKSPAGANQWRPKGGAGADRIPHAFDPSKKQEPRMLTSDLALRFDPIYEPIARRFKDNPEQLSDAFARAWYKLIHRDMGPLSRYLGPEMPGEELLWQDPIPPVDHALVNDADATALKAKVLASGLSVPQLVSTAWAAASSFRGSDKRGGANGGRLRLAPQKDWEANQPAQLAEVLGKLQSIQNDFNAQGSGKKISLADLIVLAGNAGVEQAAKNAGFNVTVPFSAGRTDASQQQTDVESFSLLEPAADGFRNFVKAGVKVRPEALLLDKAQLLTLSAPEMTVLIGGLRVLGNNVGSNAQGVFTQRKEQLTNDFFQNLLDMSVEWKPTSSANDSYEARDRKTGELKWSASRVDLMFGSNAQLRALAEVYASSDAKDKFVNDFVAAWTKVMNLDRFDLA from the coding sequence ATGTCAAACGAGTCAAAATGCCCGTTCAACCATGCTGCTGGCGGTGGCACCACCAACCGAGATTGGTGGCCCGACCAGCTGAACCTGAAGATCCTGCACCAACATTCATCCCTGTCCGATCCGATGGACGAGGGTTTTGACTACGCTAAAGCCTTCAAGAGCCTGGACTTTGCTGCCCTCAAGCAAGACCTGCGGGCACTGATGACCGACTCCCAGGACTGGTGGCCGGCCGACTTTGGTCACTATGGTCCGCTGTTCATCCGCATGGCCTGGCACAGCGCCGGGACCTACCGCATCGGTGATGGCCGCGGCGGTGCCGGCTCCGGCCAGCAGCGCTTTGCCCCACTCAACAGCTGGCCCGACAACGTCAGCCTGGACAAGGCCCGGCGCCTGCTCTGGCCGATCAAGCAGAAGTACGGCAAGAATATCTCCTGGGCCGACCTGATCGTGCTCACCGGCAACGTTGCCTTGGAATCCATGGGCTTTAAGACCTTCGGGTTTTCTGGTGGCCGCGCTGACGTCTGGGAACCGGATGAGGATGTGTACTGGGGCTCAGAAACCAAGTGGCTGGGTGGCGATACCCGTTATGGCAAGGCCCAGCCGCCCGGCGACGCGCCGCTGGTGGCCGAACCGTCCCCGCAAGAACAAGAAAGCCGCACTGGCAACGGTGAGCGCAACCTGGAAAATCCGTTGGCCGCCGTGCAGATGGGCCTGATTTACGTGAACCCGGAAGGCCCAGAAGGCAACCCTGACCCGATCGCCTCAGCCAAGGACATCCGCGATACCTTTGGCCGCATGGCCATGAACGATGAAGAAACCGTAGCGCTGATCGCCGGTGGCCATGCCTTCGGTAAAACCCACGGTGCCGGCCCCGCTGACAACGTCGGCGCCGAACCGGAAGCTGCGGGTCTTGAAGCGCAAGGTCTGGGCTGGCACAACACATTCGGCACCGGCAAAGGCCCTGACACCATCACCAGTGGCCTGGAAGTCACCTGGACGTCAACGCCCACGCAGTGGAGTAACGAGTACCTGGAAAACCTGTTTGGCTTCGAGTGGGAGTTGAGCAAGAGCCCGGCCGGTGCCAACCAGTGGCGCCCCAAAGGCGGTGCCGGTGCAGACAGGATCCCGCACGCTTTTGACCCGTCGAAGAAACAGGAACCGAGGATGCTGACCTCGGACCTGGCGCTACGCTTCGATCCGATCTACGAGCCCATTGCCCGGCGCTTCAAAGACAATCCCGAGCAACTGTCTGACGCCTTTGCCCGCGCCTGGTACAAGCTCATTCACCGTGACATGGGCCCGCTGTCGCGCTACCTCGGCCCGGAAATGCCTGGCGAAGAACTGCTCTGGCAAGATCCGATCCCGCCAGTCGATCATGCCCTGGTCAACGATGCTGACGCCACAGCGCTCAAGGCCAAGGTGTTGGCTTCGGGGCTGTCCGTGCCGCAACTGGTATCTACTGCCTGGGCGGCAGCGTCGAGCTTCCGCGGCTCGGACAAGCGCGGTGGTGCCAACGGCGGACGCCTGCGTCTGGCACCGCAGAAAGACTGGGAAGCCAATCAGCCAGCACAACTGGCCGAAGTGCTGGGCAAACTGCAGAGCATCCAGAACGACTTCAACGCACAGGGCAGCGGCAAGAAGATCTCCTTGGCTGACCTGATCGTGCTGGCCGGTAATGCGGGTGTCGAACAGGCGGCGAAAAACGCCGGTTTTAACGTTACGGTGCCGTTCTCAGCCGGTCGTACTGACGCCTCCCAGCAACAAACCGATGTCGAGTCGTTTAGCCTGCTGGAACCGGCTGCCGATGGTTTTCGTAACTTCGTCAAAGCTGGGGTCAAGGTCAGACCTGAAGCCTTGCTGTTGGACAAGGCGCAACTGCTTACCCTCAGCGCGCCAGAGATGACCGTGTTGATCGGCGGCCTGCGAGTGCTGGGCAATAACGTCGGCAGTAACGCCCAAGGCGTATTCACCCAACGCAAAGAGCAGTTGACCAACGACTTCTTCCAGAACCTGCTGGACATGAGCGTGGAATGGAAACCAACTTCCAGCGCCAATGACAGCTACGAAGCCCGCGACCGCAAGACCGGCGAACTGAAATGGAGCGCGAGCCGCGTCGACCTGATGTTTGGTTCCAATGCCCAATTGCGGGCACTGGCCGAGGTGTATGCCAGCAGCGATGCCAAGGACAAGTTCGTCAACGACTTCGTCGCCGCCTGGACCAAAGTGATGAACCTGGACCGTTTCGACCTGGCGTAA